CGATTGTGCTCGTGCTCGCGCGACGGTACGTTCCGGCGCTCGCACCGCAGTCGCGCGGTCCGCTCGACGTGCTCGGCCTCTTTCTCCTCTCGTGGGGGTTGCTCTGCGTCGTCGACGGTATCGTCAGCATGCGTCCGATCATCGCGGCGATCGGCGTCGTCCTGCTGGGCGGCTTTCTCGTCCAGGAGCGTAGGGTCGAGAACCCCATCGTCCCCATCTCGCTCCTGCGCACGCCGCAATTGGCAAAAACATACGTGCTCGAGCTCACGATCGGCGTGCTCGAGGGCTCGCTATTCTTCATCCCCACGATCGTCGTCGCAGTCCAGCACGTGAGCGTGGCGACCGCGGGACTCGTTGCGGCGCTCGGAGCCGCAACGTTCGTCGTCGTCATCCCCGTTTCGGGGCGCGCGCTCGATCGCATCGGCTCGCGCGACGTGTTGATTGCAGGCGCGGTGCTCACCGAGATGGGCCTCGCGATCTTTGCGCTCGGCTTCGACTCGATGCCGCTCACGCTGCTCTCGATGGTCGTCGCGGGGGCGGGTTTCGGCGCGCTTCTCGGCGCTCCGACGCGCTATGTCGTTACCAACGAGACCGGCCCCAGCAGGCGCGGCATCGCGGTCTCGCTGCTCAGCCAGTGTCTCATTATCGGGCAGATACTGGGGAGCGCGATGGTGGGCAGTATCATCGGTGCCATCCGCAACGATGTCGAGGCGTACCGGGTTGCCTATCTCGCTTTCTGCGCCGTCGCGCTTGCGGCGCTCGCGATCTCCTCGACGCT
Above is a genomic segment from Candidatus Dormiibacterota bacterium containing:
- a CDS encoding MFS transporter — protein: MRDRSSFPLLVTLGLGVFAGALDLGVLSPALPALARAFGVVTGDLSWIFTIYLLVNVVAITIAGALADRYGRRRIYMLSMLTFAAGSAVTILAPTYEYFLLGRAIQALGAGGLFPVATAAIGDVVPPSRRGAALGAVAATWGVAAVIGPVFGGAVAHFFSWQWIFAANFPLAAIVLVLARRYVPALAPQSRGPLDVLGLFLLSWGLLCVVDGIVSMRPIIAAIGVVLLGGFLVQERRVENPIVPISLLRTPQLAKTYVLELTIGVLEGSLFFIPTIVVAVQHVSVATAGLVAALGAATFVVVIPVSGRALDRIGSRDVLIAGAVLTEMGLAIFALGFDSMPLTLLSMVVAGAGFGALLGAPTRYVVTNETGPSRRGIAVSLLSQCLIIGQILGSAMVGSIIGAIRNDVEAYRVAYLAFCAVALAALAISSTLRSRIGERSAPLEEAAP